One window of Candidatus Binatia bacterium genomic DNA carries:
- the secE gene encoding preprotein translocase subunit SecE: protein MALQEQTGNIRDAALRASSFVSEVWAELRKVHWPGRKETYAATVVVLVVTFIVAVFLGVVDLVISRFVQAILS from the coding sequence ATGGCACTGCAGGAACAGACGGGAAATATTCGGGATGCGGCGCTTCGCGCCAGTTCCTTCGTTTCCGAGGTGTGGGCGGAGCTCCGCAAGGTGCACTGGCCGGGCCGCAAGGAGACCTACGCAGCCACCGTCGTGGTGCTGGTGGTGACGTTTATCGTGGCGGTCTTTCTCGGGGTCGTGGACTTGGTTATCTCTCGGTTCGTTCAGGCCATTCTGAGTTGA
- the nusG gene encoding transcription termination/antitermination protein NusG, with amino-acid sequence MPKEWYVVHTYSGFEHKAKAALEERIRTLGMQEHFGDILVPAEKVVELVKGRKKTSSRKFFPGYMLVNMDLNDETWHLVKSTPKVTGFVGDATHPSPISEAEVREITNQMAEGAARPKPKVLFETGESVKVIDGPFADFNGVVEEVKADKGKLRVLISIFGRATPVELDFVQVEKA; translated from the coding sequence ATGCCCAAGGAGTGGTACGTCGTCCATACGTACTCCGGCTTCGAGCACAAGGCGAAAGCCGCCCTCGAAGAGCGGATCAGAACCCTCGGGATGCAAGAGCATTTCGGGGATATTCTTGTTCCGGCGGAGAAAGTCGTCGAGCTGGTGAAAGGGCGCAAGAAGACGTCCTCCCGGAAGTTCTTTCCCGGCTACATGCTGGTGAACATGGACCTCAACGACGAGACCTGGCACCTCGTCAAGTCGACCCCCAAGGTGACCGGGTTCGTGGGCGACGCCACCCATCCGTCGCCGATATCTGAGGCGGAAGTGCGGGAGATCACGAACCAGATGGCCGAAGGGGCGGCCCGCCCGAAGCCCAAGGTGCTGTTCGAAACCGGCGAGAGCGTTAAGGTGATCGACGGGCCGTTTGCGGACTTCAACGGCGTTGTGGAGGAGGTCAAGGCCGACAAGGGTAAGCTTCGCGTTCTCATCAGTATCTTCGGCCGCGCCACCCCTGTCGAGCTCGACTTCGTCCAGGTGGAGAAGGCGTAG
- the rplK gene encoding 50S ribosomal protein L11: MKLQIPAGQANPSPPVGPALGQRGVNIMEFCKSFNAQTQAQAGLIIPVIITVYADRSFTFVTKTPPAAVLLKRAAGIEKGSGEPNKKKVGKVTRAQVREIAQLKLQDLTAGSIEAAMRTVEGAARSMGLDVVD, from the coding sequence GTGAAGCTGCAGATTCCGGCCGGGCAGGCCAACCCGAGCCCTCCCGTAGGTCCCGCACTCGGTCAGCGCGGCGTGAATATCATGGAGTTTTGCAAGTCCTTCAACGCGCAGACGCAGGCGCAGGCCGGGCTGATCATCCCGGTGATCATTACGGTCTATGCTGACCGCTCGTTTACCTTCGTCACCAAGACGCCGCCCGCGGCGGTGCTCCTTAAGCGTGCGGCCGGTATCGAGAAGGGATCGGGCGAGCCCAACAAGAAGAAAGTCGGCAAAGTGACCAGGGCGCAGGTGCGCGAGATCGCGCAGCTCAAGCTGCAGGATCTCACCGCGGGCTCGATCGAAGCTGCGATGCGCACGGTCGAGGGGGCTGCACGCAGCATGGGCCTCGACGTTGTCGACTGA
- the rplA gene encoding 50S ribosomal protein L1: MPKHGKRLRAVREQVDRNRRYALEEALQLAVKTATAKFDETVEMAVRLGVDPRQADQNVRGTVQLPHGTGKTVRVLVFAKGEKEREASDAGADHVGGEDLIKKISEGWLEFDKAVATPDMMGLVGRIGKILGPRGLMPNPKVGTVTFDVGKAVADLKGGKVEFRVEKAGIVHVPIGKVSFGVEKLVGNAQAVIHGLVRAKPAAAKGNYLQTIAVSSTMGAGVKVDAVALRAAAA; encoded by the coding sequence ATGCCAAAGCACGGGAAACGCCTTCGCGCGGTGCGCGAGCAGGTTGATCGCAACCGCCGGTACGCTCTCGAAGAAGCGCTGCAACTCGCCGTCAAGACCGCCACGGCGAAGTTCGACGAAACCGTCGAGATGGCGGTCAGGCTCGGTGTCGATCCGCGCCAGGCGGATCAAAACGTCCGGGGGACGGTGCAGTTGCCCCATGGCACCGGAAAGACGGTGCGCGTGCTCGTGTTCGCCAAGGGGGAGAAGGAGCGCGAGGCCTCTGATGCGGGCGCCGACCACGTCGGCGGCGAAGACCTGATTAAGAAGATTTCCGAGGGATGGCTCGAGTTCGACAAGGCGGTCGCCACTCCCGACATGATGGGATTGGTGGGTCGTATCGGAAAGATCCTCGGCCCGCGCGGCCTCATGCCGAATCCCAAGGTCGGAACGGTGACCTTCGACGTCGGTAAGGCGGTGGCCGATCTCAAAGGCGGGAAGGTGGAGTTTCGGGTCGAGAAGGCTGGCATCGTGCACGTGCCGATCGGCAAGGTGTCGTTCGGTGTGGAGAAACTGGTCGGCAACGCCCAGGCCGTGATTCATGGGCTCGTGCGGGCCAAGCCTGCCGCGGCGAAGGGTAACTACCTGCAAACGATCGCCGTGTCTTCGACCATGGGCGCCGGTGTCAAGGTGGATGCCGTTGCGCTGCGTGCCGCGGCGGCCTGA